A genome region from Crossiella equi includes the following:
- a CDS encoding prepilin peptidase translates to MAAAFITLWAGVGILVGAALAPCVRRLLTAVLPASRAVHLTVAPLTALAFGALAWRFGHQFDLLPYSVLAALGVALGVIDVLEQRLPSVLVYTGVAFVGALLAASAILHSRGPDFLRALVGMAVIASLYLVLALVSGGGLGAGDVKLGGLLGLALGWQSWSALVTATVLGWFAAALVWLLLRATRRRPQGSLVPMGPFLLIGALVTITVVPT, encoded by the coding sequence ATGGCCGCCGCGTTCATCACCCTGTGGGCTGGTGTGGGAATCCTCGTTGGTGCCGCCCTGGCGCCCTGCGTTCGACGCCTGCTCACGGCGGTTCTACCTGCGTCCCGCGCCGTGCACCTCACGGTTGCGCCGCTGACCGCCCTCGCCTTCGGCGCTCTTGCCTGGCGCTTCGGACACCAGTTCGATTTGCTGCCTTACAGTGTTCTCGCTGCGCTCGGCGTCGCACTCGGCGTGATCGACGTCCTCGAGCAACGGCTACCCAGCGTGCTCGTCTACACGGGCGTCGCCTTCGTCGGCGCACTGCTGGCAGCCTCGGCGATCCTGCATTCCAGAGGACCGGACTTCCTGCGTGCGCTGGTCGGCATGGCGGTCATCGCTTCGCTCTACCTCGTACTTGCACTGGTGTCCGGGGGCGGGCTCGGTGCCGGCGACGTGAAACTGGGCGGTCTGCTCGGGCTGGCGCTCGGCTGGCAGAGCTGGTCGGCACTCGTCACGGCCACCGTCCTCGGCTGGTTCGCAGCCGCCCTGGTATGGCTGCTGCTTCGGGCGACCCGCCGAAGACCGCAGGGCTCACTGGTGCCGATGGGGCCGTTCCTGTTGATTGGGGCATTGGTCACGATCACGGTGGTGCCGACGTGA